The stretch of DNA ATTCGTCGAGGAGCCCTTGGGTAACCTTGTAAGCGCCCTGATACTGGGCAACTTCCTCACCCATCACGAAGACACGCGAATCGCGGCGCATTTCCTCAGCCATGCCGTCGCGAAGTGCCTCGCGTACGGTGGTGGCAGTAAATGCGGTACCCTCGGGAACCTCTGGATCACGCACCCCGTCCTTACGGGCGGGAGCAGAGACTGCCGGAGCGGAAGTCTCGGTAGGTTCCGGGGCAGGCTTTGCTTCAACTGCCGGAGCTGGCGCAGGTGCAGAGGCATCTTCGCCCTCGCCTGCGATCATCGCGATGACTGTGCCGACCTTAACTCCTTCAGTGCCTTCCGGTACGAGGATCTGCCCGAGGGTGCCTTCGTCGACCGCCTCGAATTCCATTGTCGCCTTGTCGGTCTCGATCTCGGCGATGATGTCGCCAGCGACAATGTCGTCGCCTTCCTGCTTCAGCCACTTGGCAAGCGTGCCCTCCTCCATGGTGGGCGACAGTGCGGGCATCTTGAGTTCGATCGCCATGGCTCAATACTCCTCCACCAATACGTCGGTGTAGAGTTCGCTCGCCGCCGGCTCGGGCGAGGTTTCGGCGAAGTCAGCGGCTTCGGTCACGATCTTGCGGATGTCCTTGTCGATGGCCTTGAGGTCGTCTTCGGAAGAACCGTTCTCGAGCAGGATCTTCTTGAGGCCCTCGATCGGGTCCTTGTGCTCGCGCACATCCTGCACCTCCTCGCGGGTACGGTACTTCGCCGGATCGGACATGGAATGGCCGCGATAGCGGTAGGTATTACATTCCACCAGCACGGGGCCGAGGCCGTCACGAACGTGCTTGAACGCGATCTCTGCAGCCTGGCGCACCTCGAGAACGTCCATCCCGTTGACGTCCATACCGGGGATGCGGAAGGCGGTACCGCGACGGTGGAACTCGGTCTCGGCCGAGCTGCGCCCGACCGCTGTGCCCATGGCATACTGGTTATTCTCAACCACGAAGACGATCGGCAGCTTCCACAGCGCCGCCATGTTCATCGTCTCGTAGACCTGCCCCTGGTTGGCCGCGCCGTCGCCGAAATAGGCCAGGCATAGGCCGCCATCATCGTTGTATTGATGCGCGAGTGCGAGACCGCCACCAAGCGACACCTGCGCGCCGACGATCCCGTGACCGCCGTAGAACTTATGCTCGGTCGAGAACATGTGCATCGACCCGCCCTTGCCCTTGGATATCCCGGCTTCACGACCAGTCAGCTCGGCCATGATGACCTTGGGATCGATGCCATAGGCAAGCATATGGCCGTGATCGCGATAGCCCGTGATCACGCTGTCGAGCCCGTCATTGAGGGCCGACTGCAGGCCGACAGCAACCGCTTCCTGACCGATGTATAGGTGGCAGAAGCCGCCGATCAGGCCCAGTCCATAGAGCTGGCCCGCGCGCTCCTCGAAGCGGCGGATCAACAGCATCTGCTCATAGAAATGCAGCATCTCGTCCTTGCTGGCATCGTAGTGGCGCTTCTTTTCGAGCACCTCCTGCAGCGAGTGAAGGGCGAAAGCGGTATCCTCG from Erythrobacter mangrovi encodes:
- the pdhA gene encoding pyruvate dehydrogenase (acetyl-transferring) E1 component subunit alpha — protein: MAKAPRSKKTPANSPAEDTAFALHSLQEVLEKKRHYDASKDEMLHFYEQMLLIRRFEERAGQLYGLGLIGGFCHLYIGQEAVAVGLQSALNDGLDSVITGYRDHGHMLAYGIDPKVIMAELTGREAGISKGKGGSMHMFSTEHKFYGGHGIVGAQVSLGGGLALAHQYNDDGGLCLAYFGDGAANQGQVYETMNMAALWKLPIVFVVENNQYAMGTAVGRSSAETEFHRRGTAFRIPGMDVNGMDVLEVRQAAEIAFKHVRDGLGPVLVECNTYRYRGHSMSDPAKYRTREEVQDVREHKDPIEGLKKILLENGSSEDDLKAIDKDIRKIVTEAADFAETSPEPAASELYTDVLVEEY